One window of the Eucalyptus grandis isolate ANBG69807.140 chromosome 8, ASM1654582v1, whole genome shotgun sequence genome contains the following:
- the LOC104416673 gene encoding disease resistance protein RPV1: MACKEQRGLVVFPVFYKVEPREVRTPGKGKGERQSYGEAIAEHKIKFGEDSEKVKRWQKALLDAGSLSGWHHTDGYEAGLIRHIIQEISTQLDRTPLYVAKYPVGIDSQVRELQTILNLQFKDDILMVGLWGQGGVGKTTIAKAIYNTILREFQGSSFLDQVRENSKSSIDLVHLQKKLLSQVL, translated from the exons ATGGCGTGCAAGGAGCAAAGAGGCCTCGTGGTTTTTCCggtgttttacaaagtggaacccaGAGAAGTGAGAACGCCAGGAAAAGGTAAAGGGGAGAGACAGAGTTATGGAGAAGCTATTGCAGAGCATAAGATCAAGTTCGGGGAGGATTCAGAAAAAGTAAAGAGATGGCAAAAAGCTCTTCTTGATGCTGGTAGCTTGTCTGGCTGGCATCATACCGATGG ATATGAAGCGGGGCTTATACGACATATAATACAGGAGATCTCAACCCAACTAGATCGAACACCATTATATGTGGCAAAATATCCGGTTGGGATAGATTCCCAAGTACGAGAGCTTCAAACAATCCTAAACCTACAGTTCAAGGATGATATTCTTATGGTAGGATTATGGGGACAAGGTGGTGTAGGGAAGACAACCATTGCTAAAGCCATATATAACACTATTTTAAGAGAGTTTCAAGGTTCTAGTTTCTTGGATCAAGttagagaaaattccaaaagttCCATTGATTTGGTTCATTTGCAGAAAAAATTGCTATCGCAGGTTCTATGA